From Arachis stenosperma cultivar V10309 chromosome 2, arast.V10309.gnm1.PFL2, whole genome shotgun sequence, one genomic window encodes:
- the LOC130962465 gene encoding uncharacterized protein LOC130962465: MKLLALNIIKAQNNHPDFRPRSDPPDEKLNSALLLSRRTYPPRDSWNFLLFFGYAGTTSPLTTNQQTSSGWVLPASGRSEQQGTPRRRFSSWAAVSRSRGRSVPCPRGRVICSHKFLLQSDLAGERSQFAAENKTASERTFVRFFSTKHGSLRITVGRWLPKETPIRSAPQLGGIYLIPITRRGSP, encoded by the exons AtgaagctgcttgctttaaatataataaaagcgCAGAACAACCACCCTGATTTCCGACCAAG ATCAGATCCACCAGACGAGAAACTCAATTCCGCACTGCTGCTGAGTCGTCGGACTTATCCACCAAGGGATTCGTGGAATTT CCTCCTTTTTTTTGGGTATGCGGGTACTACGAGTCCTCTTACTACCAACCAGCAGACATCATCTGGCTGGGTCTTGCCG GCGTCGGGGAGATCGGAGCAACAAGGAACGCCTAGACGACGTTTTTCTTCCTGGGCTGCAGTAAGCAGATCGAGAGGTCGTTCCGTCCCTTGTCCCCGAGGAAGGGTAATATGTTCTCATAAATTCTTGCTCCAATCTGACCTAGCTGGCGAGCGATCCCAGTTCGCGGCAGAGAACAAGACAGCAAGCGAGCGTACCTTTGTTCGCTTCTTCTCCACCAAGCACGGAAGTTTAAGGATAACTGTGGGTCGGTGGCTACCTAAGGAAACTCCGATTCGATCCGCCCCCCAGCTGGGAGGCATCTACCTCATCCCGATCACAAGGAGAGGTTCACCATGA